The sequence tcttCCTTTACTAGGACATATATAGAGGGTAGGAATgggtagaaaagaccaaaatacccttgagtgAAATTCTGAAACTGGAGCCCCATTTTTGGCCCAGCGCGACGCGGAGCTTGGAAAAATGCCAATTattgagacctggaagtttggcgctaAGCGGGACTATCGCGGAAGCTTGCTGGAAATTGAAGAGTGCCATTTTGGTCTCTGGCGCGACGCACCATGCACTGAAATGACATTCGTCTTAcagctgaaacttaaaatagccataactccttaCCAGGTTATCGAATTTCgacaaatcttatatcgttggaaagcttattcaattatctaaaatttggtatatagtaggccacctagTTCATAATATACAATGAGtcatggttgattgaagttgacccaagtttcgatgcTTACTCAAACTCAAACGATTGGAAaatctttcaactcgtccttgagttaggggacttctatgatcttaattcatgctcaaatagatttccacactacataattgatcaacacactaaatttgcattggatttatggcttttgtaaCCTTTATGAGAAGAAATGACGAtttacgttctagcccaaaaatgcagggtgttacattatctcccccttgggatcattcgtcctcgaatgatgggcaGGGACTTTGAAGCTTtaaataagaatctatgcatgcaactgaatgggggtatctcccctttgggacactatgtccttctATGAATGCTCAAATCACTAAGATACTCGAAAAAATTGAGGTGATGCACTAGGCacttacgaattgaatcataattgAACATCTGGAAACTGAATCTAGTACATGAAGCATGAACTGAGTTATACTTGCAACTACTAGTATACATtatcttggaatagtaacatagctgagatttttttttgggtaGTATACATTATCTTGGAATAATAACATTTCATGAAGCATGAACTGAGTTATACTCGCAACCACTAATAAGTCATGTGAATCTGACGGCTAAACTGATTTGCTGGCCACATAGACTAAactatactggaaactcatactCAATATGGAGTATCTTATCAACACTCTTCCTTACGAAGTCCTGGTAGCATTAGATAGCAAAAGATTTGGGCATGAGTCACACAAGACATCCGACTATAGGATCCCAACATTGACATTACTCTGCAgcctggaatatagacatataactcataaatcaggATGGAATTGCCAGGCCTtcggcaatacaacttcttaaataccatattcattcTATTCAACTTATAATTATCATATGgacattgataaatctttctactaatatctatagtagcttaaatcctttcacagCGATCACACCTAATTCCAAGTCACAAAAATAAATCATTTCATACCacactattattctaaaccatatgatgcaaccttctatatctcttttaaagatcacaacctaagcataacatgccttaccacttcaatggctACTCTGAATTCTTACTATAAATTCGctaacatgtcattcaagcctatctttataaccacatgtgaacttcaaagcaaacactcatAAGGACATGCTTCGTATATTCCCTAACCCACTGTCAATATCACTCCCACGCGCTACCTCAAAAAAAAATGcacacacaaatttccactaaccatcacatatatcacaGACTtagccccaaatcttacttcacactcaaggccttatctaaacaagcatacaatgatcttttatTAACAGGAAACATTTACTAAAcgccactatcattacataaggagggtATTATGCGAGACTTggcacttaactgaggcctaggGAATAGCAAAACAACATCAGAGATTCATCAAAGTAATCTGAGTTGAGAGTACACCAGTCTCAAAAAtgaatctcgccaatcatttggcgtatagcatgagttatgggaactgagcatactataaagcgtgagtacatgagtcatcagctgcatgacctcaatttggagttcataacttatggaatgtgatcccGACTATTGAATGAATTGGAATTTCTCATTTAGGAACTGGAAGAGCACATGATTCTCTAtcgtatgcatgaacatgaactatgatcatggaactgtaatgtaaggcatgagtaggcaTTGGGGTAACTGAAAaccactgagataagaatgggtggagtctcaccctcactttctgatgctctatatcatactgacattactactagaatctgagagtctgactCGGTCACTTGTACTATTATCTCCTTCTTAGcattaagccatcatcttaagcttgagagatcccttactagactctaaacagAACTACCCTTACTGCACTCTGGGGTATGAAAAACAATAATACACGTAATTAATAGAaattaacccgaatgactacatctggaagtggaaaacccactacTAATACCACCTTTTGAGACACACTCTATTATTTTATAGCCCCAGTAGTCATCGCATAATACTAGAACACTTACTTACTTCGAATCCTCGTGAGTATCCCCGTAGTTGGAGTACACACCCTGTAgcacttcaactcttatttctaataGCGCAACCCTCAAGGACTCAAacatagattctaacacttaacatggatgtCACCAAGTCTTTAATGAATCACTCTACTtctgtcatagcctaccaatatagCCACCTTAAAATTATAttcctctaccatgagaatcaggATCATAtcaaaaaggctcaacactatcaattaaagttccttaacttggctatttagaataccatataccatctaaTTAGTCCTTTtcccacctagcaactcaacggtgccactagccacacacaacatgtaatagccttagaataAATACCGCAACTTTAAACCACcctgggcatacttctacatcatgcATACAccgtcatacttcattacgaaatcaaataaacttaggcactcgcatacactgttcaagcctatagatcacttccctacaactagtatcattaatcaagaaatcatcacatccaccttcatggccatcaattgtttcaaacttaatgtctagtgctaaacatgatttacaactcAACCATACACATAGatttttcacttggaaactatgaaataaacatcacgaaaacactagtgcactagaacttcataacaataataatcgatcatgacctaacggttttccttatcataatccattagcatgtactatttcagcacattaagcctactaatttaatcccacaaaacatgcatcatccaACTCTTGCTACTATTTACCACCACacaatttaaattcaagcctatagtttagtatcaatcatttaccaccaatgaagaatgcaacataatataaatatactaatccatcaaattgggacattctacccaaatatctcaaaaatctactacataccttctcacaattagtactagtttacaactgcCAATGAAAAGAGGggcagggggggggggggttaaagcctcataatagacatggtcaaccttattcTTATATTATAACGCCGCACAATCGTCTCTACTTATactgctttctcacatcacaattacttacccaagcgtacatttacactaccttcaaagtccacaacaaccatgagtctatacttataacctactggctaatctGGCCATTTTTATACTTCAAGCAAGGACAATTCACCTCgcctaataactctttctctatcttctactaAGAAACTAACGCACAAGGACGAATCGCTTCATTACCAAAtctatctcatgcaaaaagattcagttatacatatattcaaccaacacaagaacaacacgtTGAACGAcaaattgctagtgaatcgaaatatgcctcacacggcttcacaagacttgatttttgtggtttgaacaagaaaatgaaatgaatgacaaggcaactatgctagtgaatcgaaaaagtcccacacgacttcactagactttttagtttcatcaacacggtgataaaatattttcaagagatggaaacttgtcacacaatattccataatctgagaatacacatcttactttgtataGATAAAAGAAATCTGAGTCAAATATTTCCCCCACAAATTATCATACAATCCACACACGCTACTagctaccaataggtcatgacaccgacactttaacttatactactatttgggtggaaatacaattccaacacTTCTACTACACATCTTTTCCCTTAAGCATGACGTCTGCAACATAATTTCTGAAAAGGGTCGAATATACTCAATACAgaaggctgaaaagcacgatttcgtcaagatcaaggttcacactagaaccaatacactctgaagcaataacggactcttctcaagtccttgcataatTTTAAGATCTTATATGACGCTATTCGAagggaccataccatttagactctaaacttctgcacttgaatcaccctagTAATGTGATgggtctgagaacatcagagtaaggaaagaatttgggatgattttactttcgtatggacgTCAtgatagcacgaattagagtgtgaaggaggaacattctgactctattgcatgaactagaacatgaagaaagagagacattcctaaacgccttgtagcctcctgcttataagtgtggtgcgctacacacccattaacaagactctacccgaagTGATTTCGCAGATACCCTGGACCATGAACCgcgctttgataccaagtttgtcatgacccgaaccggggccttagccgtgacgagtattccgaactataaaggcccgaaacacccctatctatctggtaatcatgcacatgacttatatgacaaaagaaatgccgaagatacacaatataacggaaacatggtcaagaatcatgtgAAAATagtaatggggaataatgtcccacaattcTTAATCAACCTCTCGAaaacgtctgcaaaatctctactacatgactgaaataaataactatcggaaaactgggacaaggcccccagtagacctaaaactactaaatgataaatgaactgacagacatcaggccttccgaaatatagaaagctcaccacttgattctgcaaatctgtcggaagagatctactggttatctggacccctaaactgtgcctccgaacctaggagggaagggggtcaatacaaaagtactggtacgtagagaaatcaaaacaaaatacaatatttttacaaaatataggtgagagccagtATAAAGCagtttcgtatcaaatcatttgaaaacacatggacataatgtaatagttttcaacaacaatgtaatgcaactgagctaggtggaataccctacatataacatttacaccaaTTGTCAAActtcggttgccgccgagattagagtataagtgaggaaaagacacacaagatctcacagtagggtgtctcgacccaataaagtatggtagtgcacaagatcacaaagcagggcttctaaccatagtcccaatttgggaatgacataaagtcaggtacacaAGATTAGTTAGCCTAGTACCAAATTCCCATATCGACAAGCAcggttttccagcgatgagcccttacactcaaacgccttcttcgggcatccacctatctcgtataaaatcaatgcattcaacttCATTTAATTCAACTGCATATCttattttgtagggtatcgtcatacccgacttgcaagtcatcaatatcacatcattactTCATGCagccattatattcatcatatttcaacataataaccttctccttgcaagtcaaaaatcatatccactttcaaaatattttatgtcatgcttgtcaagatgatttcaaacaattcgcatcatatgaaaattcataaaaatttcatatcaagaaaggggtttcatataattcatgctctcaagttaacatctttttgaaTCACaagcatatacatacataatatatcaaatcacttcggaataggcctaaagaccaaatcaatatcataaagatgcttaaaacatgtatatattcataatttcaaaacctccatttttaaaacatgaatttttttaagcccatgagattttttgagataaccccacatacctctatatccgaaaataataggtgcttcttgaagttTACCATCTGGGTATTCCAAATCTCCAGTTTGTTTTGAAttcccatggttgaatcttgagttactaGAGATAATTGGATTGGAATTATAGGGAGGAAACCCTAATTCTTGCAatggaagagagagaaaaaatgagatttttcccttTACTAGGACATATATATAGGGTAGGAATGggtgaaaaagaccaaaatactcttgAGTGAAATTCTGAAACTGGAGCCCCATTTTTAGCCCTAGCGCGACGCGGAGCTTGGAAAAATGCCAAATATtgagacctagaagtttggcgcgaaGCGGGACTATCACGGAAGCTTGCTGGAAATTGAagagtgccattttggcctctggcgcgacgcgccatgcactaaaatggcattcgtcttacaactgaaacttaaaatagccataactccttacccggttatcagatttcaacaaatcttatatcgttggaaagcttattcaattatctacaatttggtatatagtaggccacccagttcatcataaacaatgagttatggttgattgaagttgacccaagtttcgatgcttactcaaactcgaacgattggaaaatctttcaactcgtccttgagttaggggacttctacgatcttaattcatgctcagaTAGAtctccacactacataattgatcaaCACACTAAATTTGCATTGGATTTGTGGATTTTGTAACCTTTATGAGAAGAAATGACGGTTTACGTTCTaacccaaaaatgcggggtggtACAATCGCAAAACGTGAACTAatcctaaattttatttgtgttctGATAGAATGTTTCAGCATTTGAAAAATAAGATGGAGGCCAAATATATGGTTACATTTTGCTAGTTTTGTTCTTTTGACTAGATAAGTTTTTTCCAAAAATGAATTGTTAGAccaaaacagaaaaaaatatgGCCATTTCTTGAAGGTTGTGCAGCCATAAAAAACATGAAGTTGCTTAATAATTAGTGACTTAGAAGTTGATTGGTAACAAACAACTTTCAAGTCGTCCACAGACCAGCGACATTCTGCACATTTTTATCCTACCAGAGTCATTAAAAGGAAAACTACGCGCATTTTGTCCGATTTGGTTTCTTTACAACAGTAGTGGAAAAATAACGAACAATAGCAGAAATATTATTATCAGCAAATAATACCACCAATAATCTACCCTATATCATAAACAATACCCGAAAACTTCAAGAACAGAACACTACCCGGCAATTAGAATATAATAATATAACTGAAGAAGAATCTTACCTTTTGTTTGTCTGTAATGAGGCAtatgttatcatgatttctaATTTGCAAGTCATCTACCAGCAAATTCAAAAACCAGTTCCAATTATGCTTGTCTTCAACATCAAATACAACATAGGCTATAGGGAACATACCATTATCAGCATCTATCCCAATTGCTGTCAAAAGTTGACCATCATATGGACCTTTAAGAAAGCACCCATCCATCCCAATAAGCGACCTACAACCTGCCTTCCAACCTCTTTTGCAGGACTCAAGACATATGtaaattctttcaaaaataggTGTACCATCTTCTTCATTAGGTGTTGTTTCTAACAATATAGTCGATTCGGGATTCTTCTTCTTGAGTTCTGCACAGTAATCCTCTAATTTTGCATATTGTTCTTTGTAGTGAACTTCAATCATCTCTTTAGCGATTCTCTTTGCTCTGTATGCTTGACTCACTGAAATTTCAACATTCATCTCTTCATGTATTTTCTCCATAAAATCACCTATCGATACATCTGGATGTTTTCTTAAATAATGTAGGTATTTTTGGGCAATCATTCTAGATTTCACATTTTTGTTGacataaacaaacaaacaattcTCAAAATGTTTCTCAACCAAAGTCTTTATCATGATGGTAGGATCATCTGGTGCCTTTCTTGAGGCATATATGTGCCATGGACATCCATCGGAACACTTTGCAGAAATTTTACCAGATTCATTCTTCTTCAAGGagatttctctattatttttaacAGAGTAAGCTCTCAAAGCAACTCTAAACTCTGTTGCATTAACGAATGTCATTCCCAAGCTAAATGTTGGATTAGGCATATCTATATCTGCCCTAAATGAAATATTTTCAACCCGATCATCATCACTATTAACATTCCCCATGTCCTCTGATTCATCATTTTCAGAAGAAATATTACCATTCTCAGCTTCCGAACATGAGTCCTCTAATAGCAACTCTGCAAAATTGGTGTTCTTAGATTCTTCCATCACTTTAtcattctttttctctatttttcttcattttgcactttcttttagatttttcttctCTATCACTTGCACAGTTGCCTCATCTTTTTCAATGTTGTCCCATACACCAAGCCATTCACTGTCTGAATCCATCTCCAAACAATTGAACTCTTCTTCACTTTCATTTATATGATATTCATCATTTTCAAAATGCTCTAATTCTTGCTCAATATCATTATTTTGATCCCCATCATGTTCTGCTCTTTTCAAATCAATGTCATTTAAGTTAATATTTGTCGTTGcagatttgaaaaaattattacCTCCGCCATCTTCAAAGTTCAAATGCATCAAAACCTGCTTGCACATTGTCAGCCCTTGTAATATATACTTCAGCAACCCTGTTAGCTGGAAGAGTGTTTATCATTAAATCACAATCAAGAACATTGAATATAATCAATACCAGTGTCTGTCATAGGTAATTTGAAGTGCCAATCAAGAGCATTGTTGTAGTCTAATTTTGTTGTTCCGATCAAATTCAAGGTTTGCAATGATCATTTACACGGATCACACTTGTCAATATAATCTATCTTGCCTCCCAAATAAATTCTCTTTGGTGCATCTAAAAATCAACCTCCATGGTGAATTCTTAGTGTACAAAAATTCTTATCTTTACCTGTTACaatgacataaaaaaaaatttagtaaacaaattcttgtaaaagacaatcaaaacaacaaataaattcaaaatttctagTGTCTGCAGTAACATTTTTATACTAACATCAATGTAATCAGCTCATCCTGTACAAAAGAATTCGAATTGTTTGATGTTTCGGCAAATATAAGAATCTTTCTTTCTAGTTTATTACTCTTATTATATATACTGAGGCAAACTAATCTATTTCttcatatgaaaagaaaaagaggagagaaatagataaaagttgttgtacgaaaacaaaataaaagatacagAGAGCAGGGCAAGAAACATATAATTCTAAATTTATTACCTTTCAATTTCTCCTTCTTCAGTCGATCTtgcaatttctttttattttcatccattGAATATTTACTCGCCTTGTAATTTATCTTCAGCAAAATATGAATTGCCCTTTGTTTACGGTTGGAGAGTTTAACCTAGCTACTGATGAAGAAGTGAATGGCGGGAAGGATTTATTCATCTAATCTCCTACgccataaattaaataaatttatttttttaaaaaatattattatttctattttgccctcgtgaaaaaataattaaaagagtggttttactattttataagaaaataaagagattaGGATGTaaattgtaaaaagaaaaaaaagatgagtgtaagttaaaaaaataaacacattGGGGTGCAAAATGCAACCAACCCAATTTTTGTCTAGACATAAACTCTCGAACGTACATGATTGGAGGAATCAATTACAGGATCAGAGAGGGGAAAGAAGATTAGTCAGATTATTAGTATATTCCTTTATAGATTAGTCAGCTTATTCTTTTACAGATGATATGaaaatgaaacaataaaaatGGGGAGTAGAAAACATATCATTTGTCATGCAACGCTAACAAGTTACTTTAGACGATGTTGTTTATCCATTTCTGGTTTTCTACCATGGATTCCGTAGTATGCAGAATTACATTACCAGTATCCAGTTGGGACTCTACAGAATATATTATATACTTATACCACCATTTGGACATGGGATTAAATGGTAAAATATTTAATGGTAAGTAGAAATACTGTAATCAAAATCGTTTACATAGATTCGTGGCAAATAACCATGTAGGGATGGGGATTTTGGGGCTGGATAGGAGATAATCGACTTGTTTTATCTGTTTTTACTAGAAAAGTCATTTTTCGTAATTTTTAAGGAACTTGTTATCCTAGAAAAAATTACTTTCCAAAACAATTTGGCTAACAAGACATGGGAAAATTGGAAGACCATATCAAACAAAGTCAGTTGACTTGATTAGTTAATTGGGCAAGAGCTGGAATTATATTCAATCTTGGTCCCAACTCCCAGTATGAGCAATCCTAACAGGAAGTCTAAGCACCACAGATTATTCTCAGGACTTGTTGATTCAAATCTAAATACTTATAGTCCATAGCGATTGTTCATGAACTAGACAAATGCAGTCTACTTGTGTCTTCTTGTTTGCATTCTTGCTGTATTTGAGTCACTTCAAATGTGATTCTAGGGACATCATAACTTCAGGCAACTTATTAACTAACGAAGGGGAAACTCTTGTGTCAGCTGGACAGATATTCGAGCTGGGATTCTTTAACACTACATCTGACGATGGAGAATTTAGATATTATGTTGGCATATGGTACCGGGTGAGTCCCAAAACTATTTGTGTGGGTTGTCAATAGGGACAAACCAATTCCGATATCAAGTGAACTTTTGGTTATTGCCATTGAGGACGATGGTAATCTCAAAGTGTTGGACTCAATGAAGAACTCTTATTTCTCAACAGAACTCGTCAGTGCATCTTCTTCTAACCGTACAGCAACGCTCTTCGACTCAGGAAACTTGGttttaattgatgatttgttaGGCAAGAGATTATGGCAAAGTTTCGACCACCCCACTGACACCTTCCTTCCTGGTATGAGAATGGATGATGCGCTGAAGTTGACTGCTTGGGGTGTTACCCAAAAGGATCCTACCTCTGGAAATTACACGTTTCAGCTAAATCAAGAAGGCAACTCTGAGTACACCATATACCAAAGGACAGTCCTCCACTGGAAAGGCTCTGCAGCTCGTACTGCTTCTGCTAATCCATTTAATTTTAGGGAGCTGCCCTCTTTTGTGGTGTCAATGTTATCCAATTATAGTAAAAAGTCTGATATTTCTTCCATGTTGTCTTACTTTAATCACACGAGGCTAGTGATGAATTCCACAGGGGAAATACAATTGTATGGATGGGACAAC comes from Capsicum annuum cultivar UCD-10X-F1 chromosome 2, UCD10Xv1.1, whole genome shotgun sequence and encodes:
- the LOC124896276 gene encoding uncharacterized protein LOC124896276 produces the protein MCKQVLMHLNFEDGGGNNFFKSATTNINLNDIDLKRAEHDGDQNNDIEQELEHFENDEYHINESEEEFNCLEMDSDSEWLGVWDNIEKDEATVQVIEKKNLKEKLLLEDSCSEAENGNISSENDESEDMGNVNSDDDRVENISFRADIDMPNPTFSLGMTFVNATEFRVALRAYSVKNNREISLKKNESGKISAKCSDGCPWHIYASRKAPDDPTIMIKTLVEKHFENCLFVYVNKNVKSRMIAQKYLHYLRKHPDVSIGDFMEKIHEEMNVEISVSQAYRAKRIAKEMIEVHYKEQYAKLEDYCAELKKKNPESTILLETTPNEEDGTPIFERIYICLESCKRGWKAGCRSLIGMDGCFLKGPYDGQLLTAIGIDADNGMFPIAYVVFDVEDKHNWNWFLNLLVDDLQIRNHDNICLITDKQKGRLLVVLFADNNISAIVRYFSTTVVKKPNRTKCA